The genomic stretch AACCTATTCCAGGACTAACACTTCACCTGTAAACTTTTTTCAGGACGAGACAGGGGTTTGTAAATCACGCGGGTTTATTTGTGTGATCTGTCTTGATTCAAGAATTTGTAGCTTCGTCTCGTCAATAATCGGTGGGGATACTAACGAAAAGGCATTATCGAATGTGCTTGATGCACAAATGCTATCGCTAGGTTTGATTGCTTTCAAATTCTTTAATGAAGGTCTGACAGGATGGATGAAAAGACGGTGAATATTAAACGGTACGAGCTATGGATAGGCATTGTAACTCTAATCGGTATACTCATACTTTCAGGAACTTCGTTAGTCAAGCAATACCTGGACTCCAAACAAACACCACAAATCGTTATTAAGGATGCTCAAGACATTAGAAACCTAATTAAGATGCCTTTAGAAGGTAAATATAGCATCAAAATGGATTATAGCAGTTTTCATAGCGATAGCAGGGAATGGAGAGGAACTGGTATGGCATATATTATATGGAATTCTGATAATAATAAATATGAAATGTTGCTTGGAGGTATGGTTTTCCTATTAAGTCATGACAATCCTGACCATAAACCTCATGTTACATATCTTGTTAAAGCCCAGATATTTACTGATGACAATGGCAAACCGTCAACTGCCAAGATTCCATTTAAGTATATTACAGCCATGGGTGTTGAAGGATTTCAGTCCAGGTCGGATCATCATTTTGTTTTAGGACAAATAGATTATTTTAACTTGACTGAGATTATACTTTACTACGAGAGCAATAATACTAAAGGGAAACTGACATTAATAAAGGAATAACAATCCCTATCACCAGTCGCTTGGCTCCGCCAAGTGACGACTACGTTCTATAGCCTTTGGCTGTAGTTTTAGTAGTCAGGTTCTTATGAATTCAATACCTTCAGCGGGCTTTCCAGACATGTGTAACCACCCCCGTCCCAGTCGCTTGGCTCCAGCCAAGTGACGGCTACGTTTTGCAGCCTATGGCTGTAGTTATGATTCATTATCTGCCTCCTTAAGCATCCAATACCTTCAGTGGGCTTTCCGGGCAAGCGCTGCTGTAGTACCGTACCAATGTTCTGGCAGAGTCACATATCCTGCTTTTACCGGGTTCAAATGAATATATTCTATTTTTTGGTCAATGATCCCGGGTTGGTTTAGCTCTTTGGGATGATTGGTAGGTTGCCAAAAGGCATAATCTTGTCCTTGGCGGTACTTGCCATAATATCTGAACAACCGCATCATCCAATTTCTTCGGCTCTCCGAAGGTTCAACCTGCACGGCCTTCATAATTTTCCGTGCTGTAAAGCTCTTGAAGTCTCTGATGACGGAATTTAATCGGGCATCATCGTGTCTGGCAATCAGGTGCAAATGGCTGGGCATAATTAGATATGCAAATAATTCCAGGCCTTTCTTCTCGCAACAGAATTTCAAGCTATCAATAACTATATCGCTATAGCAATGGCGGGTAAATATATCCACCCATCCAGCTATAGAAATTGTCAGGAAGTAGGGATAATCGGTGTTGGTCTTTCTAAATTCGGACATGACAATGGATTTATGGGGTTGAGGCAATAAACTTCGGCAAAATGCCTCGAAACATAGTCGTCACCCGGCATAGCCGGGCGACTGAGGGGGGAGGTGGGTGCTTGTTGAATTTTGAATTGAGAATTAGGAGCTATTGTTTAAAAAAATGTAAGTTGCAGTCCAAACTCTAATTAATTATAGCAATGAACTTACGTTTAGAAAAAGTAGCTTTCTTTTTAGCTTTCATCATGGTTACATCAAGCTGTGGAAAGGAGGAACCTGGAACGGACACCAAATCCATAACTGCCGATTTTACCATCACAAACAATAATTGTGAAGCGCCATGCGATGTGGTTTTCAACAATTCTTCTTCTAACGCAACATCTTATCACTGGGACTTTGGGGATGGTGACACATCTACAGAAACAAGTCCCTCGCACACTTACCTGTCAGATGGCGATTACGAGGTAACCCTCACTGCCAATTCCGCAGGAGAAAGCAAAACTATCTCTAAAACTGCCACTATTGCCTTATACCCTGGCTTTATGAGCTATAAGATTGACGGGCAACTTTTTGTAGCCGATAAATTGAGTGCCGTTCGTATCACTTCAGATACTCGCCCTTATTTCCAATTAAGAGGTATTACTGGGAATAATTCCTACCCACAGTTATTTTTTCATTATGACGAAAACAATGGGGGCTTTAAAATCGGACAGGCTCTGAAGTTTGATCAATCCAGTCGTTCAATACGCACAGTTGAATTC from Bacteroidia bacterium encodes the following:
- a CDS encoding transposase encodes the protein MSEFRKTNTDYPYFLTISIAGWVDIFTRHCYSDIVIDSLKFCCEKKGLELFAYLIMPSHLHLIARHDDARLNSVIRDFKSFTARKIMKAVQVEPSESRRNWMMRLFRYYGKYRQGQDYAFWQPTNHPKELNQPGIIDQKIEYIHLNPVKAGYVTLPEHWYGTTAALARKAH
- a CDS encoding PKD domain-containing protein; protein product: MNLRLEKVAFFLAFIMVTSSCGKEEPGTDTKSITADFTITNNNCEAPCDVVFNNSSSNATSYHWDFGDGDTSTETSPSHTYLSDGDYEVTLTANSAGESKTISKTATIALYPGFMSYKIDGQLFVADKLSAVRITSDTRPYFQLRGITGNNSYPQLFFHYDENNGGFKIGQALKFDQSSRSIRTVEFMDASNKIYLSSTDAKGVDVLFSKLTFEKGGEVEATFSGRISSYLGEELEITEGKLKMKFSN